In the Juglans microcarpa x Juglans regia isolate MS1-56 chromosome 6D, Jm3101_v1.0, whole genome shotgun sequence genome, one interval contains:
- the LOC121234862 gene encoding probable boron transporter 2, which produces MEETFVPFRGIKNDLKGRLLCYKQDWTGGIQAGIRILAPTTYIFFASAIPVISFGEQLERSTEGSLTAVQTLASTALCGVIHSVVGGQPLLILGVAEPTVLMYTFMFNFAKDRKDLGQKLFLGWTGWVCVWTALLLFLLAILGACSIINRFTRLAGELFGLLIAMLFMQQAIRGVVEEFGIPQRENPNQTALQLSWRFGNGMFALVLSFGLLLTALRSRKARSWRYGTGWLRGFITDYGVPLMVLLWTGVSYIPVNEVPRGIPRRLFSPNPWSPGAYSNWTVIKDMLNVPPLYIVGAFIPATMIAVLYYFDHSVASQLSQQKEFNLKKPASYHYDLLLLGFLVILCGLIGIPPSNGVIPQSPMHTKSLATLKHQLLRNKLVSTVRQSMRKNANLGQLYRNMQEAYNEMQTPLTCQIPSSLGLRELKESTIQLVSRTGYIGAPVDETVFDVDKDIDDLLPVEVKEQRVSNLLQALMVGGCVAAMPLLKKIPTSVLWGYFAFMAIESLPGNQFWERILLLFTAPSRRYKVLEEYHATFVETVPFKTIATFTLFQTAYLLVCFGITWIPLAGVLFPLLIMLLVPVRQYFLPKFFKGAHLQDLDAAEYEEVPSIAFNMSFQDQDPQARINNIDGGEILDEIITRSRGEIRLTQSPKVTSLSHTSVEDIRPAYSPWVSQRVNSNDVNELRGEQSPRLKGKELEARKTPSPGPSIIGQSPCG; this is translated from the exons ATGGAAGAAACATTTGTGCCTTTCCGCGGAATAAAAAATGACCTCAAAGGAAGACTCCTATGTTACAAACAAGACTGGACTGGTGGTATCCAAGCGGGTATCAG GATCCTGGCTCCAACAACATACATATTTTTTGCTTCAGCAATTCCAGTTATATCTTTTGGGGAGCAGCTGGAGAGAAGTACAG AAGGAAGTTTGACTGCTGTCCAAACTCTTGCATCAACAGCACTTTGTGGTGTTATCCACTCAGTTGTTGGTGGACAGCCCCTACTCATCCTAGGAGTGGCTGAGCCAACAGTGTTGATGTATACATTCATGTTCAACTTTGCCAAGGACCGAAAGGATTTGGGGCAGAAACTCTTCTTAGGCTGGACTGGATG GGTATGTGTGTGGACGGCCCTTTTGCTCTTCTTGCTGGCCATTCTGGGTGCATGCTCTATTATCAATAGGTTTACGCGCCTAGCTGGTGAATTGTTTGGTCTGTTAATTGCAATGCTATTTATGCAGCAAGCCATACGG GGAGTTGTGGAAGAGTTTGGCATACCCCAGAGAGAAAATCCAAATCAGACTGCACTCCAATTATCATGGCGATTTGGCAATGGAATGTTTGCATTGGTTCTGTCCTTTGGCCTTCTTCTTACTGCACTCAGAAGTCGCAAAGCTAGATCCTGGCGCTATGGGACAG GTTGGCTGCGGGGATTTATCACAGATTATGGAGTTCCACTAATGGTGCTTTTATGGACTGGTGTGTCTTACATACCTGTAAATGAAGTCCCAAGAGGGATCCCAAGGCGTCTTTTCAGTCCAAATCCATGGTCTCCTGGGGCATACTCAAATTGGACAGTTATCAAG GACATGTTGAATGTTCCTCCACTATATATTGTTGGAGCATTTATACCAGCAACTATGATTGCCGTGCTTTACTACTTTGATCACAGTGTTGCGTCTCAACTTTCTCAACAGAAGGAGTTCAATCTGAAGAAACCAGCTTCATATCATTATGACCTTCTTCTTCTGGGTTTCTTG GTCATATTATGCGGGCTTATCGGCATTCCTCCTTCCAATGGTGTAATTCCACAGTCTCCAATGCATACAAAAAGCTTAGCTACCCTAAAGCATCAG CTTTTGCGGAATAAGCTTGTATCAACAGTCCGACAAAGTATGCGTAAGAATGCAAATTTGGGTCAATTATACCGGAACATGCAAGAAGCATATAATGAAATGCAGACTCCACTAACCTGCCAAATTCCATCTTCTCTG GGACTGAGAGAGCTGAAAGAGTCCACAATTCAATTGGTCTCTCGTACTGGCTATATAGGTGCCCCTGTTGATGAGACAGTTTTTGACGTGGATAAGGATATTGATGATCTTTTGCCTGTCGAAGTCAAAGAACAACGGGTCAGTAATCTGCTTCAGGCATTGATGGTTGGCGGTTGTGTTGCTGCTATGCCTCTTTTAAAGAAGATCCCAACTTCAGTTCTTTGGGGCTACTTTGCTTTCATGGCGATTGAAAGCTTGCCTGGAAATCAATTCTGGGAGAGGATATTGTTGCTTTTCACTGCTCCAAGTCGAAGATACAA GGTGCTGGAGGAGTATCATGCAACCTTTGTTGAGACTGTGCCCTTCAAAACAATTGCCACCTTCACCTTGTTCCAGACAGCTTACTTGCTTGTATGTTTCGGCATAACATGGATACCATTAGCTGGGGTCCTTTTCCCACTCTTGATCATGCTTCTCGTACCAGTACGACAATATTTTCTCCCTAAGTTTTTTAAAGGAGCCCATCTTCAAGACTTGGATGCTGCTGAGTATGAGGAAGTCCCGTCGATTGCTTTTAACATGTCATTTCAA GACCAAGATCCTCAGGCGAGAATTAACAATATTGATGGTGGGGAAATTCTTGATGAAATCATCACAAGAAGCCGTGGTGAGATCCGTCTCACTCAAAGTCCTAAAGTAACAAGTTTGAGCCATACTTCAGTAGAGGATATCAGGCCTGCTTATAGCCCGTGGGTGTCTCAGAGAGTAAACAGCAATGATGTAAATGAACTGAGAGGGGAGCAGAGTCCCAGGTTGAAGGGAAAAGAACTCGAAGCGAGAAAAACCCCCAGTCCCGGGCCATCCATTATTGGACAAAGCCCCTGTGGTTAA